One region of Natronobacterium texcoconense genomic DNA includes:
- a CDS encoding tripartite tricarboxylate transporter permease, which translates to MAFEAFVEGIHIVFSWPTIGWMAVGVLLGIFVGAIPGIGPNLGMAIVLPLTIPLGGANAIILLVGIYSGSMYGGSIAAILVNVPGTAAAAATTFDGYPMSRQGMAATALSSSAVASALAGFMTIALLILISPLIVTIVLMMGSPEYFLVAVLGLSMITIVARGSMVKGLVAGAFGLLLTTIGIAPMSSETRFTGGSLALFDGISFVAAILGLFAIAEMLKLVGESGGIARSDVDTSGDVRTGIREVIDRPVTLVKSAFLGMGIGSLPGSGAAVSNFVAYGEAVRSSASDKFGNGEVTGVIAAEASNNGTVGGSLIPALSFGIPGSGATAVLLGGLLMHGLQPGPELFETELSLTYSVFIALFVGNILILSVGLALITKTEYLTRVNTDYLIPVIIVLAIAGGFTLRSNWFDVATILLLGAVGYYMFKHDYSVIAFILGIVLGPIAEENFLRSLQLSDGSWWIFVESWPSRLLVVAVALILLGPPLKSWYVKRHGDEA; encoded by the coding sequence ATGGCGTTCGAAGCGTTCGTCGAGGGGATCCACATCGTGTTCTCCTGGCCGACTATCGGTTGGATGGCTGTCGGTGTCCTACTAGGGATCTTCGTCGGTGCCATCCCGGGGATCGGACCCAACCTCGGAATGGCGATCGTCCTTCCGCTTACGATCCCACTCGGCGGGGCGAACGCGATCATCCTGCTCGTCGGTATCTACTCCGGGTCGATGTACGGTGGCTCCATAGCAGCCATTCTCGTCAACGTACCAGGTACTGCAGCCGCTGCAGCGACCACGTTCGACGGGTACCCGATGTCGCGACAGGGGATGGCGGCGACTGCCCTCTCGTCATCGGCTGTCGCGTCCGCGCTCGCGGGATTCATGACGATAGCGCTACTGATCCTCATCTCTCCCCTCATCGTGACCATCGTGCTCATGATGGGGTCGCCGGAGTACTTCCTGGTCGCCGTTCTCGGCCTCTCGATGATCACCATCGTCGCTCGAGGCTCGATGGTAAAGGGACTCGTTGCTGGCGCGTTCGGCCTGTTGTTGACGACGATCGGAATTGCCCCGATGAGTTCCGAGACCCGGTTTACTGGCGGTTCTCTCGCCCTATTCGACGGGATCTCCTTCGTAGCAGCGATCCTGGGACTGTTCGCTATCGCGGAAATGTTGAAACTCGTCGGAGAGTCCGGCGGGATCGCTCGATCGGACGTCGACACGTCCGGTGACGTGAGAACTGGTATCCGGGAAGTCATCGATCGACCCGTAACGCTGGTGAAATCCGCGTTCCTGGGAATGGGTATCGGATCACTCCCGGGATCCGGTGCGGCAGTCTCGAACTTCGTCGCGTACGGTGAAGCGGTGCGCTCTTCCGCATCCGACAAGTTCGGAAACGGGGAGGTTACTGGCGTCATTGCTGCCGAAGCGTCGAACAACGGCACCGTCGGTGGCTCTCTCATCCCGGCACTATCGTTCGGGATTCCGGGCTCCGGTGCGACCGCCGTACTGCTCGGTGGCCTGCTGATGCACGGCCTGCAGCCGGGCCCGGAGCTATTCGAGACCGAACTCAGCCTCACGTACAGCGTGTTTATCGCTCTGTTCGTCGGTAATATCCTCATTCTGTCAGTCGGACTGGCGCTGATCACCAAAACGGAGTATCTCACTCGAGTGAACACCGACTATCTGATACCAGTTATCATCGTTCTGGCTATTGCAGGCGGGTTCACGCTCCGGAGTAACTGGTTCGACGTCGCGACGATCTTACTCCTCGGCGCAGTCGGCTACTACATGTTCAAACACGACTACTCTGTAATCGCTTTCATCCTCGGAATCGTTCTGGGGCCGATTGCAGAGGAGAACTTCCTCCGATCGTTACAGTTGTCGGATGGATCGTGGTGGATCTTCGTCGAGAGCTGGCCGTCCCGCTTGTTGGTCGTGGCCGTTGCACTGATTCTCCTCGGCCCGCCTCTCAAGAGCTGGTACGTCAAGCGCCACGGTGATGAGGCGTGA
- a CDS encoding CaiB/BaiF CoA transferase family protein — translation MIHDTTQPEDRPLEDVTVVELGHIAAGPFCTLLLAELGADVVKVERRASGGDSVRDSSAAGNSIFNALNRNKLGVTLDLKTSGGHEAFTDLIAEADVFVENLRPGSPEKLGIGYDDLREVNEELVYCSIKGFNEGPYQDLPALDPVAEALSGLMSVTGHPDSPPARAGTSVSDMTAALFGAFGVVAGLRQREHTGEGQHITAPLFESTVTLMNYWLVYAQTENEAPDPLGAGHNNWAPYNVYRTTDSEWVFIGPSSQAQWEQLCEALEIELHHEDRFATLADRRENESALDSTLQEAIDDYTASTLIDRLRDAGVPVAPVQDAQEVCEDDHLRETDALTEIETATGDRENVSVPKFPLRSSAFSPVEPSDPPELGADTEPVLRALGYDDDAIDTLFENDCL, via the coding sequence ATGATACACGATACTACCCAACCGGAGGATCGCCCACTGGAAGACGTTACCGTCGTCGAACTCGGCCACATTGCAGCCGGCCCCTTCTGTACCCTGTTGCTTGCAGAACTCGGAGCCGACGTGGTCAAGGTCGAACGACGTGCGAGCGGCGGTGACTCCGTTCGAGACAGCTCTGCTGCTGGAAACAGTATATTCAACGCTCTGAACCGAAACAAACTGGGGGTAACGCTCGACCTGAAAACGAGCGGCGGTCACGAAGCGTTCACGGACCTCATCGCCGAGGCGGACGTCTTCGTCGAGAATCTTCGACCGGGTTCACCGGAGAAGCTAGGTATCGGCTATGACGATCTCCGCGAGGTGAACGAAGAACTCGTATACTGCTCTATCAAGGGATTCAACGAGGGGCCGTACCAAGATCTTCCTGCGCTTGATCCCGTTGCAGAGGCGCTCTCCGGGCTCATGAGTGTTACAGGCCACCCGGATAGTCCGCCTGCACGCGCCGGAACGAGCGTCTCGGACATGACCGCTGCTCTCTTCGGTGCGTTCGGCGTCGTTGCCGGACTGCGTCAGCGCGAACACACGGGCGAGGGGCAACACATTACCGCACCGCTGTTCGAGAGCACGGTCACCCTGATGAATTACTGGCTGGTCTACGCCCAGACAGAGAACGAAGCCCCCGATCCACTGGGTGCCGGTCACAACAACTGGGCCCCGTACAACGTCTATCGAACGACCGACAGCGAGTGGGTGTTCATCGGTCCGTCGTCACAGGCACAGTGGGAACAGCTCTGTGAGGCCCTCGAGATCGAACTTCACCACGAAGATCGGTTCGCAACGCTTGCGGACCGACGGGAGAACGAATCGGCGCTCGATTCCACACTTCAGGAAGCTATTGACGACTATACCGCCAGTACCCTCATAGATAGACTCCGTGACGCGGGCGTTCCTGTCGCACCGGTCCAGGACGCCCAGGAAGTCTGCGAGGACGACCATCTTCGTGAAACCGATGCACTCACCGAAATCGAGACTGCCACTGGCGATCGAGAAAACGTCTCTGTCCCGAAATTCCCGCTCCGCTCGTCGGCGTTCTCCCCCGTAGAACCCAGCGATCCGCCCGAACTCGGTGCGGACACCGAGCCCGTCCTTCGGGCGCTGGGATACGACGACGATGCGATCGATACCCTGTTCGAAAACGACTGTCTGTAG
- a CDS encoding tripartite tricarboxylate transporter TctB family protein, translating to MSIQSRSEAGLLVVFLAVAVVFVALTATFDSGSATLFPRLTGAIVIVGVALIAFEDYLPPVLQRVVAEPVDLVDQEEFETTGEDDGKDRTEAGEERLLTSRQFLYGSITGYVGLAYVVSVLIATPIFVAAYAYWNDQRPLYAAVLIVVSIGICFAFISLANAPLDRGLLLPRGVL from the coding sequence ATGTCTATTCAGTCCCGTTCTGAAGCCGGTCTTCTCGTCGTGTTTCTCGCTGTGGCGGTCGTTTTCGTTGCTCTCACTGCCACATTCGATTCGGGATCGGCGACGTTGTTCCCGCGGCTGACCGGCGCCATCGTCATCGTCGGCGTTGCGTTGATCGCGTTCGAGGACTACCTGCCGCCGGTCCTCCAACGAGTCGTGGCCGAACCAGTCGATCTAGTCGACCAAGAGGAATTCGAAACCACCGGTGAAGACGACGGGAAGGATCGAACGGAAGCGGGAGAAGAACGGTTACTTACGAGCCGTCAATTCCTCTATGGTTCGATCACCGGCTACGTCGGCCTTGCGTACGTCGTTAGTGTACTGATTGCAACACCGATATTCGTCGCAGCGTACGCGTACTGGAACGACCAGCGACCGCTCTACGCTGCAGTACTGATCGTCGTCTCTATCGGGATCTGCTTTGCGTTCATCTCGTTGGCGAACGCACCGCTCGATAGAGGGCTACTCCTGCCGCGGGGGGTGCTCTAA
- a CDS encoding universal stress protein, giving the protein MVVVAAVDRSERASTVIEEAETIATAFDDPVHVVHVLTRSDFLDMGRTAEKEAGKSVSMEQVREAAADVAQDAAGDLTVQSETMGLVGEPAKTILKYANEQDARYVVVGSRKRSPTGKAVFGSIAQSIILNADVPVVTTTTNGQ; this is encoded by the coding sequence ATGGTAGTTGTTGCAGCTGTCGACAGATCGGAGCGAGCGAGTACTGTCATCGAAGAGGCGGAGACTATCGCAACAGCGTTCGACGATCCCGTACACGTCGTCCACGTCCTGACTCGCTCTGATTTTCTCGATATGGGTCGAACTGCGGAAAAAGAAGCAGGGAAATCGGTTAGCATGGAACAGGTCCGAGAGGCGGCAGCGGACGTGGCACAGGATGCGGCGGGCGACCTCACCGTCCAATCGGAAACGATGGGGTTGGTCGGGGAGCCTGCAAAGACTATCCTCAAGTACGCCAACGAACAGGACGCTCGTTACGTCGTCGTCGGCTCTCGGAAACGTTCCCCGACCGGAAAGGCCGTGTTCGGAAGCATCGCTCAATCGATCATTCTCAACGCTGACGTCCCGGTCGTGACGACCACCACGAACGGACAGTGA
- a CDS encoding Bug family tripartite tricarboxylate transporter substrate binding protein: MTASLAGCLGSDGEYPADTITSIIPYDEGGGADNIFRQMADPLSEELGTDIHIENVPGAGAMRGIGQLLGEEPDGYTIGKFNPFTTSVQAMVNPPDFDMEDLQGLATIGLNAIVLIGDPDEEFDDVADLIDRYNDGEFGNIGGLGASYLPNAAFFEQEYGMGWENYVEYSGGGPINQAVASGEIPAAFNTDGSALPAAESDEVDVLAVLTSNGSEIFPDAPVITELGYENMDFIGQITRSMWVPPGTPEEQLETLTEAVEATVESDTIQEWADETGNTMTYGPPEEADDVLEQIWSDIPDVVDIDDLQDDS; this comes from the coding sequence TTGACCGCCTCTCTTGCAGGGTGTCTCGGTAGTGACGGTGAGTACCCCGCCGATACGATCACGTCGATTATCCCCTACGACGAAGGTGGCGGTGCAGACAACATCTTTCGTCAGATGGCGGACCCGCTGTCCGAAGAACTCGGGACGGACATCCACATCGAGAACGTCCCGGGGGCCGGTGCGATGCGTGGAATCGGTCAGTTGTTGGGCGAAGAACCGGACGGGTACACTATCGGTAAATTCAATCCGTTTACTACGTCCGTACAGGCGATGGTCAATCCGCCAGACTTCGACATGGAGGACCTGCAGGGGCTCGCCACGATCGGCCTCAACGCGATCGTCCTCATCGGTGACCCTGACGAGGAGTTCGACGATGTCGCCGACTTGATCGATCGATACAACGACGGAGAGTTCGGAAACATCGGCGGTCTCGGAGCGAGCTACCTCCCGAACGCAGCGTTCTTCGAACAGGAGTACGGAATGGGCTGGGAGAACTACGTCGAGTACTCCGGCGGTGGCCCGATCAACCAGGCAGTTGCGTCCGGTGAAATCCCTGCAGCTTTCAACACTGACGGTAGCGCGTTGCCTGCTGCCGAGAGCGACGAAGTAGACGTTCTGGCTGTGCTGACCAGTAACGGTAGTGAAATCTTCCCCGATGCCCCCGTCATTACGGAACTCGGATACGAAAACATGGACTTCATTGGCCAGATCACTCGTTCCATGTGGGTTCCACCGGGAACGCCCGAAGAACAGCTCGAAACTCTCACTGAGGCTGTCGAAGCGACTGTCGAAAGTGATACCATACAGGAGTGGGCCGACGAAACCGGGAACACCATGACCTACGGTCCGCCGGAAGAAGCCGACGACGTCCTTGAACAGATTTGGAGTGATATTCCAGACGTCGTCGACATCGACGACCTTCAAGACGATTCCTAA
- a CDS encoding helix-turn-helix domain-containing protein — protein sequence MLRSTVHIDLNTDYVLNEVTTSIGHPITITRGEVHRDGTLTFIAEVPDSRDEIALQMEESDVVDRVGTIGDNGLLVRKPSSGATPIICKHNGILFGINVFGTKRIIDVLTFSRADIRHMVQEFEELGQVNLGKITQVSNRPAGLSKRQQEIVEKALQEGYYDWPRETDAEELAAEFGITHPTLAEHLRKAEKKLIEQALHTSQGEIFEIPIE from the coding sequence ATGCTCCGAAGCACCGTCCACATAGACCTGAATACTGACTACGTACTCAACGAGGTGACCACGTCGATCGGCCATCCGATCACGATTACCCGGGGTGAAGTCCACAGAGATGGAACTCTGACGTTCATCGCCGAAGTTCCCGACTCGCGTGACGAAATTGCACTCCAGATGGAAGAATCGGACGTCGTCGACCGAGTCGGCACCATCGGTGACAACGGTCTGTTGGTTCGGAAACCCTCTAGCGGCGCCACGCCCATAATATGCAAGCACAATGGCATACTGTTCGGGATAAACGTATTCGGCACTAAACGGATAATTGATGTGTTGACGTTTTCGAGAGCGGACATTCGGCACATGGTACAAGAGTTCGAAGAACTCGGCCAGGTAAATCTCGGAAAAATTACACAGGTGTCCAACAGGCCAGCAGGACTATCAAAGAGACAACAAGAAATCGTCGAGAAAGCACTTCAGGAAGGATACTACGACTGGCCTCGAGAAACGGACGCCGAAGAGCTCGCGGCGGAATTCGGAATAACCCACCCGACGTTGGCAGAACACCTTCGGAAAGCAGAAAAAAAGCTAATCGAGCAGGCACTCCACACGTCTCAGGGCGAAATATTCGAAATTCCGATCGAATAA
- a CDS encoding LeuA family protein has protein sequence MILNDVTLREGEQMPDRNYTVEQKVEAGLELSELGVESLEVGFPVTGEKDREAIRTLAVEAEADIVGLARAVPGDVEAAADASADVIQVMVPTSDYQLDHVLDKDRESVLQMAREAVDLVVDHGAVPHLILVDAFRTEVEEIRTVAHEFDGVECITLADTVGARLPSGVQRLLEKLEPSVDLERFGVHFHDDLGVGTANVLTAYQAGIGKADVSVASLGERAGNSSLEEVVVGGVLEHDEDFGVETDELIPKCERVLDVLGEQDAISDRKAILGSEVTKHESGIHTAAMLNEPKTFEPFDPGDFGGERDLLFGEGTGTTGASILLSRAGVTPTDERVESFLSVLADEGPVDTEEAVSIAEANFQA, from the coding sequence ATGATCTTGAACGATGTTACTCTCCGGGAAGGCGAACAGATGCCCGACCGGAACTATACCGTCGAACAAAAGGTCGAGGCTGGCCTCGAACTGTCCGAACTTGGTGTAGAATCCCTGGAAGTCGGATTTCCAGTGACTGGCGAAAAGGACCGCGAAGCGATACGGACGCTCGCAGTGGAAGCCGAAGCAGACATCGTCGGTCTCGCTCGTGCCGTCCCGGGTGACGTCGAGGCTGCGGCGGATGCGTCTGCGGACGTCATTCAGGTGATGGTGCCGACGTCCGACTACCAGCTAGACCACGTACTCGACAAGGATCGCGAGTCGGTGCTACAGATGGCTCGCGAAGCGGTCGATCTGGTCGTCGACCACGGAGCGGTTCCTCATCTCATCCTCGTCGATGCGTTCCGAACGGAAGTCGAGGAGATTCGTACCGTCGCTCACGAGTTCGACGGCGTCGAATGTATAACGCTCGCCGACACGGTCGGCGCGCGATTGCCGAGCGGTGTACAGCGGTTACTCGAGAAACTCGAACCGAGCGTCGATCTCGAGCGGTTCGGCGTCCACTTTCACGACGACCTGGGGGTCGGGACGGCGAACGTCCTCACCGCCTACCAGGCTGGTATCGGCAAAGCCGACGTGAGCGTCGCGTCGCTGGGAGAGCGGGCAGGAAACTCGTCACTGGAGGAGGTCGTCGTCGGGGGCGTCCTGGAACACGACGAGGATTTCGGCGTCGAGACGGACGAACTGATCCCGAAGTGTGAACGCGTGCTCGACGTACTGGGCGAGCAGGACGCTATCAGCGACAGAAAGGCGATTCTCGGTTCGGAAGTGACGAAACACGAGTCGGGGATCCACACGGCAGCGATGCTGAACGAACCGAAGACGTTCGAACCGTTCGATCCCGGGGATTTCGGTGGAGAGCGGGACCTGCTGTTCGGCGAAGGGACCGGTACCACCGGCGCCTCGATACTGTTGTCCCGGGCTGGAGTTACACCTACCGACGAGCGGGTGGAGTCGTTCCTGTCGGTACTCGCCGACGAGGGGCCGGTCGATACGGAAGAAGCCGTTTCGATCGCCGAGGCGAACTTCCAGGCATAA